One genomic window of Carassius gibelio isolate Cgi1373 ecotype wild population from Czech Republic chromosome A10, carGib1.2-hapl.c, whole genome shotgun sequence includes the following:
- the LOC128021044 gene encoding protein yippee-like 1, whose translation MTRSKTFQAYLPNCHRTYSCIHCRAHLANHDELISKSFQGSQGRAYLFNSVVNVGCGPAEERVLLTGLHAVADIYCENCKTTLGWKYEYAFENSQKYKEGKFIIELAHMIKDNGWD comes from the exons ATGACGCGCTCCAAAACCTTTCAGGCCTACCTGCCCAACTGTCATCGCACCTACAGTTGCATTCACTGCCGAGCGCACCTGGCCAACCATGATGAGCTCATCTCAAAG TCTTTTCAAGGGAGTCAAGGCAGGGCCTACCTCTTCAACTCAGT GGTGAATGTGGGCTGTGGCCCGGCAGAGGAGAGGGTTCTGCTGACCGGTCTTCACGCAGTGGCCGATATCTACTGTGAGAACTGTAAAACCACTCTGGGCTGGAAATAC GAGTATGCCTTCGAAAACAGTCAGAAATACAAGGAGGGCAAATTCATCATCGAGCTGGCCCACATGATCAAAGACAATGGGTGGGACTGA
- the LOC128021043 gene encoding nonsense-mediated mRNA decay factor SMG8: MAMPMNIGALLQSEIIEDTVDKDEGVCVLGIFGKSAMQPGSAKDSIINTLADKHVFSLFGNDDTDGPVGGTSIHAYYNQENRVLYLVLTSVFDNRQLIRACESLTAGLGHAEAHEFWKAAEKDHCLQLLYLFSLCHVLLLVHPTCSFDVTYDRMFRALDALRQKALPLLRAAIKDSPVSKEWKLNCRPCPPRLLFVFQMNGALRVGSSGTGGNGTDGSGGEKPKKHSPRRRLQHALEDQIYRIFRKSRVLTNQSNNCLFTVPANQAFVYVVPGPDEDPIGSLLGHLRSNCVLRESEGGTPVPRQRRYQQMRYSNRQPSFNVESSLSSGGQLVDCTLKEFLWQHIELVLTKKGFDDSVGRNPQPSHFELPTYSKWVHVAHRLYQVMIENGEDDAAEISLKVQGQLKVLEGFLDADAKFSENRCQKALPLAHSAYQSNLPHNYTTTVHKNQLVQALRVYSQHARGVAFQRYALQLHEDCYKFWSNGHQLCEERSLTDQHCVHKFHLLPKQGEKPEMDHNPPVLYHNSRGRSTSSCNCGRKQSPREDPFDIQAANYDFYQGLEEKCCGKLDRINFPVFQASTPDPAPAIDEVPRPGELPPPGEADRLKEKETSTHTPGDSTSLSLALSFGQSTDSLGTYADGAEGQEKRPSLVDRQPSTVEYLPGMLHSGCPKGLLPKFSSWSLVKLGPAKAYNSLTGLEQPGFLPGSAFLLPWDVVIRSRSEEDVGSLEPLDGGPASWPAPNKAYAGKRGSAGGIGRPRRRDDVARAFVGFEYEDSRGRRFLSSGPDKVVKVLGQGGPKEPATRCLNSDMPLYIHSPAQGRGVKPHYAQLARLFVVIPDAPLEIVLNPQVQPGPPPCPIFHPEQPEVVLPPDGLWVLRFPYAYVTDRGPCYPPKENQPLANFRVLRGILRANTTSSTPQ, encoded by the exons ATGGCGATGCCCATGAATATCGGTGCACTGCTACAGTCAGAAATAATCGAAGACACCGTGGACAAAGATGAGGGTGTTTGCGTATTGGGCATATTTGGGAAAAGCGCAATGCAACCGGGATCAGCCAAAGACTCTATCATAAACACCTTAGCAGATAAACACGTCTTCTCTCTCTTTGGGAACGACGACACTGACGGTCCGGTTGGGGGAACATCGATTCATGCGTATTATAATCAGGAGAATCGCGTGCTGTATCTAGTACTAACATCTGTTTTTGACAACCGCCAACTTATTCGCGCGTGCGAATCATTGACGGCGGGTTTGGGTCACGCAGAAGCGCATGAGTTTTGGAAAGCAGCAGAGAAGGATCACTGTTTACAGCTGCTGTATCTCTTCTCGCTGTGCCATGTTCTTTTGCTGGTTCATCCCACATGTTCGTTCGACGTCACGTACGATAGAATGTTCCGCGCTTTGGACGCGCTACGTCAGAAAGCGCTTCCACTGCTGCGCGCTGCGATTAAAGATTCGCCAGTGTCTAAAGAATGGAAGTTAAACTGTCGGCCGTGCCCTCCACGTCTGCTGTTCGTGTTCCAGATGAACGGAGCGCTCAGAGTGGGCTCCTCTGGCACGGGTGGGAATGGGACTGATGGCTCTGGAGGGGAAAAACCCAAGAAACACTCCCCTAGAAGGCGGCTGCAGCATGCTCTGGAAGATCAGATATATAGGATATTCAGGAAAAGTCGTGTATTGACCAACCAGAGTAATAATTGTCTCTTTACAGTGCCTGCTAACCAAGCTTTTGTATATGTAGTGCCAGGACCAGATGAGGACCCCATCGGCTCTCTTCTGGGGCACCTGCGGTCCAACTGCGTTCTGCGAGAAAGTGAAGGCGGCACGCCTGTGCCCAGGCAAAGGCGGTACCAACAGATGAGGTACTCCAATAGACAGCCCTCTTTCAATGTAGAAAGCAGTCTTTCCTCGGGAGGGCAGCTGGTGGACTGCACTTTAAAAGAGTTCCTTTGGCAGCACATCGAACTCGTATTGACCAAGAAAGGGTTTGATGACAGTGTAGGTCGCAATCCGCAGCCATCACACTTCGAGTTGCCTACTTATTCCAAATGGGTGCATGTGGCGCACAGACTTTATCAAGTCATGATAGAGAACGGTGAGGATGACGCAGCCGAGATTTCCCTCAAGGTGCAGGGTCAGCTCAAAGTGCTAGAGGGGTTCCTTGATGCAGATGCGAAATTCTCTGAAAACCGGTGTCAGAAAGCCTTGCCACTGGCTCACAGTGCGTACCAGTCAAACCTTCCCCATAATTACACCACCACAGTGCACAAGAATCAGCTGGTGCAGGCGCTGCGAGTGTACAGCCAGCACGCGAGGGGAGTCGCCTTTCAAAGATACGCCTTACAGCTCCACGAGGATTGCTACAAGTTCTGGAGTAACGGGCATCAGCTCTGCGAGGAGCGCAGCCTTACGGATCAGCACTGCGTGCATAAGTTTCATCTGCTGCCAAAGCAAG GAGAGAAGCCAGAAATGGACCATAACCCGCCGGTTCTATACCACAACAGCAGGGGACGCTCTACAAGCTCCTGTAACTGTGGTAGGAAGCAGTCTCCAAGAGAAGATCCGTTTGACATCCAGGCTGCCAATTATGACTTCTATCAA GGGCTTGAAGAGAAATGCTGTGGAAAGTTGGACAGGATCAATTTCCCAGTGTTCCAAGCCAGCACACCCGACCCTGCTCCTGCCATTGATGAGGTGCCCAGACCTGGAGAGCTTCCTCCACCAGGGGAAGCTGATCGTCTAAAGGAGAAAGAGACTAGCACTCACACGCCTGGTGATAGCACAAGTTTGAGTCTCGCTCTTAGCTTTGGCCAGTCAACTGACAGCCTTGGAACATATGCTGATGGAGCAGAAGGACAAGAGAAGAGGCCAAGCTTGGTGGACAGACAGCCCTCCACAGTGGAGTATCTCCCCGGGATGCTTCATTCTGGATGCCCGAAGGGACTGTTGCCCAAGTTCTCAAGTTGGTCTCTTGTTAAACTTGGTCCAGCTAAGGCCTACAACAGCCTCACTGGTTTAGAGCAACCTGGATTCCTCCCAGGCTCTGCTTTCCTCTTACCCTGGGATGTTGTCATTCGAAGCCGATCAGAGGAAGATGTAGGATCGCTTGAGCCTCTGGACGGAGGACCAGCCTCTTGGCCGGCACCGAATAAAGCATACGCTGGAAAGCGAGGCAGCGCTGGAGGAATCGGACGGCCGCGAAGACGTGATGATGTAGCTCGtgcttttgttggttttgagTATGAGGACAGCAGAGGGCGCCGCTTCCTTAGTTCTGGCCCGGATAAAGTAGTCAAAGTGCTTGGGCAAGGTGGACCAAAGGAGCCAGCAACTAGATGCTTGAATTCTGATATGCCTTTATACATTCACTCTCCAGCTCAAGGACGAGGGGTCAAGCCACACTATGCTCAGCTGGCTCGCCTTTTTGTTGTCATCCCTGATGCTCCTCTTGAGATTGTCTTAAACCCACAg GTCCAGCCAGGTCCCCCTCCCTGTCCTATCTTCCATCCAGAGCAGCCTGAGGTGGTGTTGCCCCCTGATGGACTCTGGGTGTTACGCTTCCCTTATGCCTACGTGACAGATCGTGGACCATGCTACCCTCCGAAGGAGAACCAGCCACTGGCAAACTTCAGGGTGCTGAGAGGCATTCTGCGTGCCAACACGACTAGTTCAACTCCACAGTAA
- the LOC128021040 gene encoding ion channel TACAN-like translates to MLFNPTGLKECLQEWEDLEKDYQQVQETHRLYKQKLEEVSKQQDSCSSSIARQRKKLKDLNESMKECRAVANSEDVNTIDEIQDSIKERSNVFFEMEAFLPKKNDLYLSLVLGNVNVTLLNKQSKFAYKDEYEKFKLYLTVLLLFFSFTCRFLFSYRVVDALFNFLLVWYYCTLTIRESILINNGSKIKGWWVFQHYVSTFLSGVMLTWPDGELYQMFRNQFLSYSMYINFVQFLQYYYQSGCLYRLRALGERHNMDLTVEGFQSWMWRGLTFLLPFLFLGHFFQLHNAVTLFQMTHHPEWKEWQVLMCASTFLVLFMGNFFTTLGVVYHKYMDHDRAKVL, encoded by the exons ATGTTATTTAACCCGACTGGCTTGAAAGAATGTTTACAAGAATGGGAGGATCTGGAAAAAGACTATCAACAAGTTCAG GAGACACATCGACTTTACAAACAAAAGCTGGAGGAGGTTTCGAAACAACAGGACAGCTGTTCTTCTTCAATCGCACGACAGAGGAAAAAGTTAAAGGATCTCAACGAATCCATGAAGGA ATGCAGAGCGGTAGCGAATTCAGAAGATGTAAATACAATAGATGAGATCCAAGACTCTATAAAGGAGAGATCAAACGTCTTTTTTGAGATGGAGGCCTTCCTGCCAAAGAAAAATGA CTTATACCTCAGTCTTGTGCTTGGAAATGTTAACGTTACCCTTCTTAACAAGCAGTCCAA GTTTGCCTATAAAGATGAGTACGAGAAGTTCAAACTATACTTGACTGTGCTGCTCTTGTTCTTCTCATTCACCTGTCGGTTTTTGTTCAGCTACAG GGTTGTAGATGCACTTTTCAACTTCCTGTTGGTGTGGTATTATTGTACATTGACGATAAGAGAGAGCATCCTCATTAATAACGGCTCCAA GATCAAGGGCTGGTGGGTGTTTCAACACTATGTCTCAACATTTCTCTCTGGAGTAATGCTGACCTG GCCTGATGGTGAGCTCTACCAGATGTTCAGAAATCAGTTCCTGTCCTACTCCATGTATATAA ATTTTGTTCAGTTTCTGCAGTACTATTACCAGAGTGGCTGCTTATATAGACTTAGAGCTCTTGGAGAAAGACACAACATGGACCTCACAGTTG AGGGGTTTCAGTCCTGGATGTGGAGGGGTCTGACCTTTCTCCTGCCTTTCCTTTTCTTGGGCCAT tttttccaGCTTCATAATGCAGTTACACTCTTCCAAATGACCCACCATCCAGAATGGAAAGAGTGGCAG gTTCTCATGTGTGCCTCTACTTTCCTTGTTTTGTTCATGGGAAATTTCTTCACCACTCTTGGTGTTGTTTACCACAAATACATGGATCACGACAGAGCCAAAGTTTTATAA
- the styxl1 gene encoding serine/threonine/tyrosine-interacting-like protein 1 has protein sequence MAGKVLCEASKLYNILNQYTHLPRLAESNYLCLIDARAAESYNFSHIINARNAKWDSDGKFIMPLDVEVESMKHIIVYDSSTHSLSDSGPAIDCADSIEKASQFPVQILSGGYEKFSALYPFLRTQKIIYTIKELESLNPYPVEILPGKLYMGDYRQATNLQILKDLKMNALVNLSDECSLVFKKANCTVLHIRIADSSDADLIASFERICIFIGSHLNTSCSVLIFSTLGVSRCSAVTMAYLMHHLKYTLKEAWNHIQQCKANMRPNRGFVQQLSDWELQTVGKKITDISEPNY, from the exons ATGGCTGGAAAGGTTCTCTGCGAGGCATCAAAACTGTACAACATCCTAAATCAATACACTCATCTACCAAGGCTTGCAGAAAGCAACTATCTTTGTCTGATTG ATGCTCGTGCAGCTGAATCATATAACTTCAGCCACATCATTAATGCCAGAAATGCAAAATGG GATTCTGATGGGAAGTTTATTATGCCCTTGGATGTTGAGGTTGAAAGTATGAAGCATATCATTGTCTATGACAGTAGTACACATTCTCTGTCAGATTCAG GTCCAGCTATAGACTGTGCAGACAGCATAGAAAAAGCGAGCCAATTTCCAGTTCAGATTCTTAGTGGAGGCTATGAGAAGTTCTCTGCACTCTACCCTTTCTTAAGAACGCAAAAGATTATTTACACTATTAAG GAATTGGAGAGCTTGAATCCCTATCCTGTGGAAATCTTGCCAGGCAAACTTTACATGGGTGATTACAGGCAGGCCACAAACCTGCAAATCCTTAAAGATCTGAAGATGAATGCACTTGTCAATCTCTCTGATGAATGCAGTCTAGT GTTTAAAAAGGCAAACTGCACTGTCTTACACATCCGAATTGCAGATTCTTCAGATGCAGATTTGATTGCTTCATTTGAgagaatatgcatttttattg GTTCACATCTCAATACTTCTTGTTCTGTTCTGATATTCTCTACTCTTGGAGTAAGCCGATGCAGTGCTGTAACAATGGCATATCTTATGCATCACCTTAAATACACACTAAAG gagGCGTGGAATCATATTCAGCAGTGCAAAGCCAACATGAGGCCAAATCGCGGATTCGTACAGCAACTTTCTGACTGGGAACTTCAGACTGTTGGGAAGAAAATAACAGATATATCTGAACCCAACTACTGA
- the LOC128021039 gene encoding rhomboid domain-containing protein 2 translates to MYSTLKNWKKAFTDFVPHIELTCGVVTVIVLSCVFSVIPYYFDISAHFFSLESSAVISGHVYKLFTYFLYHKNMMLLFLSAVLMGLPCSGLERGIGSVRFLYRSLLLSSVSGLLHVLLESLLFSQSNRSSVKGLVPLALSVLGMMTINSAMRKAYIMGVSVPTASLPWIILIIITLFFPHTVFLCNVLAIVTGILHGKGWFSLVEMSESRASVLEKKFPFRLLKQIPGVQFIPASTEERKKPLDLTDAPPGSYPVQAYAPVNAANGQVTGRLPNTFDGWPVSLYPQQQYSFTLPYAGVGIGHNHGHSHGHNHGHHHGHSHHTGSPWMPMSPYTQHHFRPPVNLTGQPFTKLPHPGVPFTSPISQPNSGVPAFPTTPPEASVPLSS, encoded by the exons ATGTATAGCACTTTGAAAAACTGGAAGAAGGCGTTTACAGATTTCGTCCCGCATATAGAGTTGACCTGTGGGGTAGTGACTGTGATCGTGCTGTCATGTGTTTTTAGTGTAATACCGTATTACTTTGATATTTCAGCTCACTTTTTCAGTCTGGAGTCCAGTGCTGTCATCAGCGGCCATG TATACAAACTCTTCACCTATTTCCTCTACCACAAGAATATGATGCTTTTGTTCCTGAGTGCCGTCCTGATGGGGCTTCCCTGTAGCGGGCTGGAGCGAGGGATCGGATCGGTCAGATTCCTCTACCGGTCACTGCTGCTGTCATCCGTCAGTGGACTCCTTCATGTGCTGCTGGAATCACTGCTCTTCTCCCAATCCAATAGGAGCTCAGTAAAAGGGCTCGTCCCATTAGCTCTGTCTGTCCTGGGAATGATGACCATCAATTCTGCTATGAGGAAGGCGTATATAATGGGTGTCAGTGTGCCTACTGCATCTCTCCCCTGGataattctaattattataaCCCTGTTCTTTCCACACACTGTCTTCCTTTGCAACGTCCTGGCCATTGTTACTGGGATTTTAC ATGGAAAGGGGTGGTTTTCATTAGTAGAGATGTCCGAATCTAGAGCTTCTGTCTTGGAGAAGAAGTTCCCTTTTCGCTTGCTAAAGCAAATACCTGGTGTCCAATTCATCCCTGCATCGACCGAAGAGCGCAAAAAGCCACTTGACCTCAC AGACGCTCCACCAGGGTCGTACCCTGTCCAGGCCTACGCTCCAGTGAATGCTGCTAATGGTCAAGTTACAGGACGTCTTCCCAACACATTCGATGGTTGGCCGGTTTCACTGTATCCTCAACAGCAATACTCATTTACTTTGCCTTACGCTGGAGTTGGCATTGGTCACAATCACGGTCATAGTCATGGTCACAACCATGGACATCATCATGGGCACAGCCATCACACCGGCAGCCCGTGGATGCCCATGTCCCCATACACTCAGCATCATTTCAGGCCTCCAGTTAACCTGACAGGGCAGCCCTTCACTAAACTACCTCATCCAGGAGTACCATTCACATCTCCGATCTCACAGCCAAACTCTGGAGTGCCTGCCTTTCCCACAACTCCTCCAGAAGCCTCTGTGCCTTTGTCATCTTAG
- the prr11 gene encoding proline-rich protein 11, translating into MPRLRGLGDAFLWRRKRKGSSRRWAIKSKKPLGTPAIPTAPVPDNKTKVDTMEETSVQTTKQLSLTLSIGALFFAFGNVVQKCGKTINQTCFGLLNVFFFWRGYSERLESLHQKVEELQREMALLHSNLKLYREAKTAGGQCEIPDGIQHSTPPPVSLPPPPPPPPPPLPPPQILLTLAAPKVATVPLKTAKTTSVKEKKNGPVALTLQDLQAVRLRKVTVGQKTEVSPARRSPLVTLADLQKVCLRRSNSDLPLKSRSNLGRTPTKNPLNLGVRLRKVNLMRSPGGTPLFNKENVMNSSLDPNMARGLGNKYLSALTKELSPLKAV; encoded by the exons ATGCCTAGATTAAGG GGCCTCGGCGATGCCTTTCTGTGGCGGAGGAAGAGAAAGGGCAGCAGTCGACGCTGGGCCATAAAGAGCAAGAAGCCACTTGGGACTCCTGCCATACCAACGGCCCCTGT TCCAGACAACAAAACAAAGGTGGACACTATGGAGGAGACGAGTGTTCAAACCACTAAACAGCTGTCTTTAACACTAAGCATTGGAGCTCTGTTTTTTGCATTTGGAAATGTTGTGCAAAAATGTGGAAAGACAATTAATCAA ACCTGTTTTGGACTCCTGAATGTCTTCTTTTTCTGGAGAGGCTATTCAGAAAGATTGGAGTCCCTTCACCAAAAAGTAGAGGAGCTGCAAAGGGAAATGGCACTATTGCATTCCAATTTGAAG CTGTATCGAGAAGCCAAGACTGCAGGCGGTCAGTGTGAAATTCCTGATGGTATTCAGCACTCTACACCTCCGCCTGTCTCCcttccacctcctcctccacctcctcctcctcctcttcctcctcctcaaaTTCTGTTGACACTTGCTGCTCCGAAAGTGGCCACAGTTCCCCTAAAAACTGCTAAAACTACCTCTGTGAAg GAGAAGAAAAATGGGCCTGTTGCTTTGACTCTTCAAGATCTTCAAGCAGTACGACTAAGAAAAGTGACTGTAGGCCAAAAAACTGAG GTGTCTCCAGCGAGAAGATCACCACTGGTCACACTTGCAGACTTGCAGAAAGTCTGCTTGCGACGCTCTAATTCTGACCTCCCCTTAAAGTCTAGATCAAACCTTGGCAG GACACCAACCAAAAATCCCTTGAATCTTGGGGTACGACTTCGAAAAGTCAACTTAATGAG GAGTCCTGGTGGCACACCGCTTTTTAACAAAGAGAATGTGATGAATTCAAGCCTGGATCCAAACATGGCCAGAGGGTTAGGAAACAAGTACCTG AGTGCTTTAACAAAAGAACTATCACCACTCAAGGCTGTGTAA